A window of Solea solea chromosome 18, fSolSol10.1, whole genome shotgun sequence contains these coding sequences:
- the eif5 gene encoding eukaryotic translation initiation factor 5, with translation MSVNVNRSVSDQFYRYKMPRLIAKVEGKGNGIKTVIVNMVDVAKALNRPPTYPTKFFGCELGAQTQFDTKNDRYIVNGSHEANKLQDMLDGFIRKFVLCTECDNPETDLNVNPKKQTIGTSCKACGNRGMLDTRHKLCTFILKNPPEATDSGSASAKKEKEKKNRKKDKENGSGGGEAHGNIDAPQAVDGDDDDEDWAEETTEEAQRRRMEEISDHAKNLTLSDDLERPLEERVNLFYNFVKLRKENGSIDAADKEILAEAERLDVKAMGPLILSELLFDENIREQVKKYKRHFLRFCHNNKKAQKYLMGGFECVVKLHQVQLLPRVPIILKDLYDADLLEEEVIFAWAEKVSKKYVSKELAKEIHAKAAPFVKWLKEAEEESEGSEEEEEQEDENLEVVYSSSAREVKVETVKPAAPEKEEEDIDIDAI, from the exons ATGTCTGTCAACGTCAACCGCAGCGTGTCAGACCAGTTCTACCGCTACAAGATGCCCCGTCTGATTGCCAAG GTTGAAGGCAAAGGGAATGGAATCAAGACAGTCATTGTCAACATGGTTGATGTTGCAAAGGCATTGAACAGGCCTCCAACAT aCCCGACCAAGTTTTTTGGTTGTGAACTCGGCGCTCAGACCCAGTTTGATACCAAAAATGACCGTTACATCGTCAACGGATCCCACGAGGCGAACAAGTTGCAGGACATGCTGGATGGGTTCATCAGAAAATTTGTGCTGTGTACCGAGTGCGACAACCCTGAAACTGATCTG AATGTCAACCCCAAGAAACAAACCATTGGCACTTCCTGTAAAGCCTGTGGAAACCGCGGCATGCTCGACACTAGACACAAACTCTGCACGTTCATCCTCAAAAACCCACCAG AGGCCACTGATAGTGGATCGGCATCTgcaaagaaggagaaagagaagaagaaccGCAAGAAGGACAAGGAGAACGGCTCCGGCGGTGGGGAGGCCCACGGCAACATCGACGCTCCTCAGGCTGTG gatggagatgatgatgacgaggaCTGGGCAGAAGAGACCACAGAGGAGGCACAGAGGCGGCGAATGGAGGAGATCAGCGATCACGCCAAGAACCTGACGCTCTCAGACGACCTGGAGAGACCTCTGGAGGAGAGGGTCAACCTCTTCTACAACTTTGTGAAA CTGAGGAAGGAGAACGGAAGCATCGACGCGGCAGACAAGGAGATTCTGGCGGAGGCGGAGCGTCTGGATGTGAAGGCCATGGGTCCGCTCATCCTCAGCGAGCTGCTCTTCGACGAGAACATCCGCGAGCAGGTCAAGAAGTACAAACGCCACTTCCTGCGC TTttgccacaacaacaaaaaggccCAGAAGTATCTGATGGGAGGCTTTGAGTGTGTTGTGAAGCTGCATCAGGTTCAGCTGCTGCCGCGAGTTCCCATCATCCTCAAAGACCTGTACGACGCAGacctgctggaggaggaggtcaTCTTCGCCTGGGCAGAGAAG GTCTCTAAGAAGTACGTGTCTAAGGAACTTGCCAAAGAGATCCACGCCAAGGCCGCGCCTTTCGTCAAGTGGctgaaggaggcagaggaggagagcgagggcagcgaggaagaggaagagcaggaagACGAGAACTTGGAG GTCGTTTACTCGTCTTCTGCCCGCGAGGTCAAAGTGGAGACTGTGAAACCAGCCGCgcctgaaaaagaagaagaggacatcGACATCGACGCCATCTGA